A region of the uncultured Flavobacterium sp. genome:
CCGGACGAAAATCATGTCCCCATTGCGAAACACAATGTGCTTCATCAATTGCAATTAAATTGATGGGAAGATTTTTAATGCGTTCCAAAATCCAGTCAGATTGTAAACGCTCAGGTGAGAGGTATAAAAACTTGTAATTTCCGTACTGGCAATTGTCCAGAAGATCAATGATTTCTTCAGTATGAATTCCGCCCGTAAGCGCAATTGCTTTAATATTTCGTTTCTGTAAATTCGCTACCTGATCTTTCATCAAAGCAACTAAAGGCGAAACTACTAAACATATACCTTCCTGCATCATTGCCGGAACCTGAAAACAAATCGATTTTCCGCCACCGGTTGGCAGCAGGGCAAAAGTATCCTGACCGTCCAAAACCGAGTCAATAATTTCCTTTTGCAACGGTCTAAAACTGTCGTGTTTCCAGTATTTTAAAAGAATTTCTTGCGCTTCTGGCATTGGTCATGTTTTAAAGTTAAAAAATTTAGAAATCAGTTTCTAGTTTTACAACTTTAAACACATGCCTAAATTTTATCTAAGATATAAAGAATTCTGTTCTCAACCGTATCTTTAGGTACTTCAATTAAGTTGTAGCCGTATTTTTTATAGGTGTCAACAAGATATTTCTGAATTGTTTGTGCCTGTTCAAAATTTTCATAGCGCTCAGTGTCGCTCTCATAAATTTCTTCCCAAGGTGGTAAAATGAAAGTTTTAGAATATTTAAAATCCTCACAAGCCTTTATGAAACTCTCCGGATAATTATCGCCAATATAATCCATATAAGCCACAACATCAGGAATTCCGCGGTCTATAAAAACAACATTTTCAGGTTCTTCAAGAGCGTTTTCGAATTGTTTTATGCGTCCTTCAAGCAACATTTCGCTAAACAATAAAGGCTGTTCCAAGAACAATTGATCGATACCGTGTTGTTGCGCTTCGAGAGTAACTTGTCTTGAAATTTCAGGGTAACAGCAGTAGCCACGAGCTACTAATTCGTTGATAAGAGTAGATTTTCCCGTTCCCGGGCCACCAATGAGAACTATGATTTGTTTTTGCACTTTCTAAAAATAAAGCGCAAATTTACCTAAACTTATTGGTATTTAAAAAGATTATTTTGCCTTAAGCGAACGATTTCGCAATTTTAAGAAATAAAGTTCCTGTTGTCCGTTACGATCTTTTACTTTTTAAAGGAAAAATCAAAAGGATTTCCATTTTTATCAGGTATATTTTCAATAGTCACTTCTTGGTTTATCTGCATAACGTTCCGTTCTGGAATGACCTAATTAATATGTCTTTTTTTTGAAATTAATTAGATCTAAAATGTAATTTCAGTAAATGCAATTAAATAATATTTTTATTATATTATTTTTTATAACAGTGATTAATTGTAAAAATAATCTTATGTTTGTTTCAGATCGATCATGAAGTTTTATTAAAAAGAAGAGTGCTTTTTGTTTTTAAATTATTTTTTTAACAGTATTAATATTGTAAAAAGAATCAAATATTAATGCTATCTAAATTATTTTATTATGAGAAAAACAGTTAATTTTTTTTTTACTATCGTTTTTAATTATAACAATGAGTTGTAGTAACGACAACAGTGATCCTCAGCCTGATACAAATAAAACTTATCCAACAACAGTACAAAATGCGTATCCAATTGTGCTTGTGCATGGTATGTACGGATGGGGTCGCGATGAAATGAATGGGTATCATTATTGGGGAGGAAAAGGTGATATTCAGGAAGATCTAAAAAAAGAAGGATATTCTGTATATACCGCGTCAATGGGGCCGGTGTCGAGTAACTGGGACAGAGCAATAGAACTTTATTATTTTATTAAAGGTGGAACAGTCGATTATGGTGCAGTGCATTCACAAAAATACGGACATAGCCGTTATGGTGAATCATATCCTGGGGCTTACCCACAATGGGACGGAGTTAGTAAAGTGCACTTAGTTGGTCATAGTATGGGTGGTCCAACTCCTCGTTATCTTATAGAGCTTTTAGAAAATGGAGATGCTCAGGAAATGGCTTATGTGCCAGGAGCGGGAAATGCACCAACATCTGATTTGTTTAAAGGTGGGAAAAAATGGGTACACAGTCTTACTACAATTGCAGGTGTACACAACGGAGCTTTGACATCTGATTTTTTTGAATTTAGAGAGAAGTTAGAAAAAATGTCTTTAGAAATAGCTGGTATTGCAGGAGCTACAAATGAGACTTTTTATGACTTTGACTTAGGACAATGGGGTATTAAACGTAATCAAGGAGAAACAATAGCGGCTTATTTTTTAAGGATAAATAATAATAATTTTTGGAATAGTGAAGATAATTGTATTTATGATCTTACTGTGCTGGCATCTGATTCGCAAAATCATTTCGCAAAATCATCGTCAGATGTATATTATGCTTCTTATGCTATTGACGGTACTGAAGATAAAAATAATAATGGTACCAGAGAACCTGTTAATACAATGTTGGAACTATTAAAACCGGATGCAAAAGCGGTAGGTTCAACTACAAAACAGCTTCCTTTTGGTTATTTGGCATGGAGACCAAATGATGGTTGTGTTAGTATACCTTCTGCCCAATACCCAATTGGACATAAACATCAAATAATGGATACTGTAAAGAGAACATTGGCGCCAATGGGAACATGGGATATGCATCCTACCATTATGGGGTTGGATCATATGAGTATTGTTATTCCGGATAATAAAGCGTCAACCTATCAGGGCTTGATGGAATTCTATACGCAAATTGCTAAAGATTTATCTTGTTTGCCTAAATAAGATCATTTCCTTAAATGATTGTATAATAAGATAAAGAACAACCTTCGGGTTGTTTTTTTGTTTTAGCTATATATTCTTCACCATTTTGTTTTAATTCAGTTTTATTATTATCTGATTGAAATGTTTAGTGCCTACGGGACAAATTTACGTTTGATAATGTATTGCTATCATTATTTAACTCCTAACGGAGTATATATTGTAAACTATAGTTTATTTGGTATCTTGTAGGGATTATGTATTGGAAGAAAACATACCATCCAAATAAAAATGTCCCATAGGGAACACATTTGAAAAATCAATTTAAAGATTCTAATTACTCACAAAACAGGTATTTCTCAGAACTCCCCCCTTTTTTTTGTGAAGGAATAACAATATGCGATTCAAATTTCTTTCCTTTCAAAACATCATTCACAAAATCCAGAACATATTGTTTTCCATCATGAAAAAGATAACCTGAAAATTCATGTCCACCACCACAAAACGTGATCAGTTCAACGTCTTTATGCAAATCATTCATGTGATTGTAAACGGCATAAGATCCAAAAAGAATCAGCCACCCTGAAGCATTTGTTGGGCAAGAACGATGCGAACCTGCGGCGTAGGGAACAATTTGGTCGTTATTTCCGTGAGCCAATAACATCGGAATCGCTTTTTCTTTGGTAATTAAATTAATATCCTGAATCGCTCCCGAACCTCCAATAAAACCGGCATATTTAAAATTTTCAGGCAAATTGTTTTTGTATAAATTCATCAGTTTGTAATCCCAAAATGAAGCATGAAAACCAATTTCTGCTCCGGCGCTAATTCCGGAAATAAAGATTTTAGAAGGATCAAGATTGTATTTATTGGCATTTTCAATCAAAAACGAAGTTGCTTGCCACATATCGCTTACGCCAATTTGTATTGCTTTTATTTTCTCGGTCAAAGTTCCTTTACAGCCAAAATCTTTTCCTTTCATATATAAACTGTATGAAATACTGGCAACCGCATAACCGCTTTTAGCCATAAACATTCCAAAATCTTTCTCACTGGTTCGTTCTCCACCGGAAAATCCTCCTCCAAAAGCAAAAACAATCAAGGGAATTTTCTCGTTAGTTTTCTTCTGAGGTAAATATAAATCCAGATCCAGTTTAATGGTGTCATTTTGGAAATAAGTCATTGTTTTGATTTCCTGAGCCTGAATGTTATTGAAAGTGAGAATTGTAAAAAGTAAGATAACGTAATTTTTCATGAAAATAGGTTTTGAATGTTACAATCCCGATATCTATCAGGAGCGAAGGCGTAAAGTTTTTCAAATATAAAAGTTCGCCACGAATTTCACGAATTTTCGCTAATGTTTAACTTTATAGATATTAGTAGGTGAAATAATTTGTGGAATTAGATTTTGTACGATTTTAATTAGTGCAAATTCGTGAAATTCGTGGCGGAAAAAAAGCTGTTTTTTCAACGAAAAATTTCTAATTTCTAAAATCAGAAATCTGAAATCAAAACCGTATATTTGCGTTTATTTTTAATTACGAATGGAGAACGATAAAGAAAAAAACACCGCCGAATTTTACGAAAGATTAAAGGTTGAGTTAGATAACACAAACACTTGGCCTGCAGAATATTTGTATAAATTTATAGTACCTACAGTAGCTGATAATGTTGAGCGAGTTGAAAGAGCTTTTGATAGTATGGGGGCGGTTATTAAAACAACAAAATCTAAAACAGGTAAATTTACCAGTGTTTCTGTAGATGTTACAATGCATAGTGCTGACGAAGTGATTAGCAAATACAAAGAAGTTTCTACAATAGAGGGTATAGTTTCATTATAACTTATGGTCGAAAAATATAAAAAAGAAGTCGCGAATGACGTTGTTTTTAATTTAGAATACAATTCTGAAAGACAGCGTTTACTTATTCCGGAATATGGTCGTCATTTACAAAAACTGATCGATCAGGCAACTATTATTGAAGATGCTGAAACGCGTAATAAAGCTGCGAAATATATCATTCAGGTAATGGGAAGTCTTAATCCGCATTTGCGTGATGTGCCGGATTTTCAACACAAACTTTGGGATCAGCTTTTTATTATGTCTGATTTTAAATTAGATGTAGAATCGCCATATCCAATTCCGTCTCGTGATGTATTACAGCTAAAACCAGATGTTTTGCAGTATCCGCAAAACTTCCCAAAATACAGATTTTATGGTAACAATATCAAATACATGATTGATGTTGCCAATAAATGGGAAGATGGCGAAATGAAAAATGCATTGGTATTGGTAATTGCCAACCACATGAAAAAATCATATTTAAGCTGGAACAAAGACACTGTAAAAGACGATGTGATTTTTGAACATTTGTATGAATTGTCAGGAGGTAAAATCAATTTGTTGCAAAGCACAGAAGAGCTTTTAAATACAACTGATTTATTGCGTACCAATAAGCGTATGTCTAATAAAATTACACCAGCCGGACAGCCTAAAATTCAAAGCAATAAAAACAATAAGGGCCCGGGAAAACCAAAGCCTTTTCAGAAAAATAACAATCAGAAGTAAATAAAAGGTACTAAGATACTAAGTGACTAAGGTTCTAAGTTTTTTTAAACTCAGAACCTTAGAATCTCAGAACCTTAGCAACTTTAAAAGAAGAACCTTAAAAAGAATATATGGGAATTTTTAAAATCGAAGGAGGAATTCCTTTAAAAGGAGAAATCACTCCGCAAGGAGCAAAAAATGAGGCATTACAAATTTTATGTGCCGTGCTTCTAACGGGGGATAAAGTGAAAATTAATAATATTCCCGATATTATTGACATCAACAAACTAATCACTTTGTTGGGTAATTTAGGAGTGAAAATTCAACGAAATGAACCGGGTTCGATTACGTTTCAAGCCGATGAGGTTAATGTTGGATATTTAGAAACCGAAGCTTTCAAAAAAGAAGGTGGAGCGCTTCGTGGTTCTATTATGATTGTTGGACCATTGTTGGCACGTTTCGGAAAAGGATATATTCCAAAACCGGGAGGAGATAAAATTGGCCGTCGTAGATTAGATACACACTTTGAAGGTTTCATTAACCTTGGAGCAAAATTCAGATACAATAGAGAAGATCACTTTTACGGAGTAGAATCTCCTGAAGGCGGACTTAAAGGAACTGATATGTTGCTTGATGAAGCATCAGTTACCGGAACTGCAAATATTGTTATGGCAGCAGTTTTAGCAAAAGGAATAACAACAGTTTACAATGCTGCTTGCGAGCCATACTTGCAACAATTGTGTAAAATGTTAAACTCTATGGGAGCTAAAATCACTGGAGTTGGTTCGAACTTATTGACTATCGAAGGAGTTGAAAGCCTTAGAGGTTGTGAGCACAGAATCTTGCCTGATATGATCGAAATTGGTTCATGGATTGGTCTTGCGGCTATGACAAAAAGCGAAATCACAATCAAAAATGTAAGCTGGGAAAACTTAGGTTTGATTCCAAATACATTTAGAAAATTAGGAATTACGATCGAAAAACGCGGAGACGATATTTATATTCCCGCTCACAAAGACGGATACGAAGTAAAAACAGATATTGATGGTTCTATTTTAACAATCGCAGATGCACCGTGGCCAGGATTTACACCAGACTTATTGAGTATCGTTTTGGTTGTGGCAACACAAGCAAAAGGTGATGTTTTGATTCACCAAAAAATGTTCGAGAGCCGTTTGTTTTTCGTGGATAAACTAATCGATATGGGAGCGAAAATTATGTTATGTGATCCGCACAGAGCTGTGGTTATGGGACATAATTTCGAATCTCAACTAAAAGCGACAACAATGTCATCACCGGATATTCGTGCCGGAATTTCATTATTAATTGCAGCTCTTTCAGCAAAAGGAACAAGCACAATTCAAAATATAGAACAAATTGACCGTGGATACGAGCGTATCGACGAACGTTTAAGAGCAATTGGCGCAAAAATCGTGAGAGCGTAAATAAAAATATTTGCCACTCCTGATAGCTATCGGGAGTGGTGAAAAAAAATAGTCTAGATGACAAATGAACAAAAAGCTATAAAAGCTACTTACTTTAGTATAGCTGGAAACACCTGCATGGCCCTTATAAAAGGTCTTGCAGGTTTTTTTGGCAATTCTTACGCCTTAATTGCTGATGCAATAGAATCGACTGCCGATATATTTGCGTCGTTTTTGGTTTTATTTGGAATCAAATATTCTAATAAACCAGCCGATGAAAATCATCCTTACGGTCACGGTCGTGCCGAACCTTTAATTACCTTTTTAGTAGTTGGTTTTCTGATCACTTCTGCAACGATTATTGGGTACGAAAGTATTGCCAACATTCAAACTTCACATGATTTGCCTAAATCCTGGACATTATATGTTTTAGGAGCAATAATTATCTGGAAAGAGTATTCGTATCGTTTAATTATGAAGCGAAGCAAGCAAACAAACAGTTCGTCATTAGCGGCAGACGCCTGGCACCATCGCAGTGATGCAGTTACATCAGTGGCGGCATTTATCGGGATTTCGATTGCATTGATAATGGGGAAAGGTTATGAAGCTGCAGATGATTGGGCAGCGCTTTTTGCTGCTTTTTTTATCTTATACAACAGCTATAAAATTTTCAGACCTGCGCTTGGCGAAATTATGGATGAGAATCTAAATGATGATTTGGTCGAAGAAATTAGAGTTGTAGCCTTGACAGTCGAAGGTATTTTAGGCACAGAAAAATGCTTTATTCGTAAAGCCGGAATGAAATACCATGTAGATCTTCACGCTATAGTTTCGGCCCAAATCTCAGTAAAAGAAGGGCATTATTTAGCTCATAAACTTCAGGATACTTTAAAAGAAAAAATACCTCAATTAGGAAATGTTTTGATTCATATTGAGCCAGATGATTATCATTGAGAAAGTTTCTAAGTTACTGAGGCTCTGAGTTGCTAAGGTTTTCTTAGTAATGATAAAAAACAAAATCCGTTTATTCTATTAGAGTAAACGGATTTTTTTATGGGCGTTTCCTCCGGCCGGGCTATCCGCTATATCTTTTTTTTTAAAAGAAAAAAACAAAAGGATACCGCTTCTATCCCTAACGCACTCTCAGGTAATTTATAAGCTTTAAGGCTCTTAAGTTTTATATGATCTAATTATCAGTTCGAGCAAAGTCGAGAACCGCGCAAAGTATTTCTTCTTAGCAACTTAGATCCTTAGCGACTTAGCAGCTTTTTTTCTAATCTAATACATTTAAAATCTTCAAACCAAGAACAACACCATTTTGTTGCACTCCGCCTTGATAAGAATGAACATAATCTAAACGAAACATTTTAAACTTCCCGAAACCTAAATTATCTAAACCAACGGTAAATTCAGAATAAGGTTTTCTATTTGGAATCGTCAAAGAATGAAATCCAAGATTCAGAGTAGATTTTAATAGATTCAATAACGGAATTTTATTCATAATAAATCCTGTATCGTTATGTTCTAAATGCATCTCAAAATAACTGTCATTAGTGCTGTTGGCATAATAAGGCATTAAATTAAAAACATTTAAATAACGATCACTTGTCCCGATGTGCGTTTGGTTTCCGTTGAAATGTCTGTAATCGATAAACGAAATATTCTCAGCATTAAAGAATTTTCCGCCTCTAAAATTCATTCCCAGAATTCCTTTGTTTCCTAATGATAAGTCATATTGAACAGAAGCACCAATTCTTTCAAACTCGTATTTTTTTTCGCTGGCTCCAAAAGCTTTTTCAAAAGCTAAGAAAATGGTAGGGTATTTTTCATCTTTAAAATTAAACCTTCCGTCAGGGCGGGAAATATATTTGTTTCCAAAATTAATTCGGGCAGTTAATGTCGTTTTAAACAAATGATGCTGATCAAAGGCCGGCGTCGTAAAATCATTTGGCGCAAGAGGATTGTTTGAAGAATAAATATCATCTCTTTTAAAGAAAGAATAATCTGTTGTATTGAAAAGAGGCTTTCGTTGTTCGTAACCCACTTTTGCATTCAAATTTATACCATTTGCTACATCTTGCGAATAGTTGATTTGAGCATATTCTAAATTGTACAACTTCATATAATTGTCCTTAAAAAACAATGAACTAATTGAGTTTACAAATTTACTTATAGGTTCGGCACTATTAAACTGCGCCACTTTTGTCCCTCCGGAAACCCCAATAGTTGCATAATTTATGTTGTTGAATTTATGAATGAATTCTCCCGTAACTCGAAAACGTTTATCTGAAAAGCCATAATTAAAAGTGGTGTTTATAGAAGTAGTCGTTCCCTTTTCTTCGTTCCACTTTTTAAAGTTGAAACCGGAGTCCAGATTTAATCCCTGAACAGTATTAAAACTTAATGAAGTAAGATTTAATAAACCTTTGTATTCAAATGAATGCTTTTTGAAAGTGTTTTTATTTTCATATCCCATTAAAATATCAAAAAACTTGAATTTATTATTTTTTGCATCGATTGAATCTGTATATTTTTGAGATTTTCTAATGGTTTGTAAACTGTCTTTTTTGGTATAATCGTTACTTTCTTCAATGGTTAACGGAATTGGTCTGATTTCATTCCAGAAAGCATTATCTTTTTTATTGGCATTAGCTTCAAAAGCTACAATTTCATTTCCAAAAGTTTTCTTTTCAAAAGAAGCCGGAAACTCATAATTAGAATATACATAATTGAATTTTCCTGAGAATTTAACTCCAAAAGCACCGGCATTGAATGAAAGTGTCTGTGCATTTTTTGACCAAATTTTATTTTTTACATTATAACTGAAACTCTGTTTAAGATTCATTACTTCGGTAAATTCGTTTTTCATTCGGTAACCCTTTATGTCTAAATCTACCGCATAAATGGCAAAACTATCATCAATTATATAAATATAGCCTTCAAAAACAGGTTCTTTGTCACGTTTTGGTATTACTTTTATTTTGTAAATCTGCTGATTGTTGTCGTCAAAAAAAGTTCCTTCGAGTTTGTACTTATAATAATTGAAAGCATTATCTGCAATAGGAGAGATGAGGTTTATATTAAATTCTAATGTATTATCGTAGAAATCATAAGTCGATAAAGTAGCTGTATTATAGCTGAATCCTTTATTGTTTCCTGAAATTTTAGAAGCAATAATTTTCTCTTTTAGTTTGTCTGGTTTTTCAAAAGAAATCTTTGAGATCGTTTCTGACAGATACAAAATACCAGTTCCGGTTGAGTCTAAGTTTGAAGTCATATCGTCGCCAATATCTACTTTCATACCCATAATCTTTTTTGGAAGATCTTTTATTTTGAGCATTCCTTTCGAATAAAAATCAGCGGTATAACGTGCTGTTTTTTCAGAATTGTCTTTTTTGTTTGCAATTGCACTTTTTATAATTGCATTGGCAGGATTGTTTTTAGGATCGATAACAACTTCATTCAAAGCAAAACTTTCTTCCTGCATTGTGATGTTTAAGGTAACAGTTTTTGAATCTGGAGAAACCGTTGTTTTTTGTGTCTTAAAACCCAAATATTGAAATACTATTTTGTTTTTGCCAATCTCTTTTATGTTGAGCTGGTATTTTCCCTGTTCGTTAGAAGTCGTTCCGCTATAAGTGTTTTCCTCGAAGACAGAAACAAAAGGCAGTGGGTTTCCTTTTTCATCTGTTATAGTTCCTTTGATTTGTGCAAAGTTGGAAATCGAAAAAAATAAAAAGGCAAATAAAGTATAGTTTCTCATGAAGGTTTTTTCTCTCACAAAAATAGAATAAGTAAAAAACGAGCCTATTAATTATTTGTTAAATTGCATGTTAGGTTAAGGGTAGGCATTATAAATATTACCAATGGTTTCAATCGTTGGAACACAATTCATTTCATAACCCAGATCCCACGGTTGAAACCGCGGGCTATAGTTGGAATATGATAAAATTTCAAAGATGTAATGAGGAATATTGAGCTTTTCTTTTGCGCTCAGGGAGACAATATTTTACAAGAATGCCTGAATTGCTAAATCGTAACTTTTTAATCCAAAACCCAGAATTACACCTTTTGCATTTCCGGACAAATACGATTGATGTCTGAAGCTTTCGCGTGCATACGTGTTCGAAATATGAACTTCGATAACTGGAGTTGTAACCGCTTTTATAGCATCACCTAAGCCTATGGAAGTATGAGTATAAGCGCCGGCATTCAAAATAATTCCGTCATATGTAAAACCACATTCCTGAATTTTTCCAATCAATTCGCCTTCAATATTGCTTTGGTAATAAGAAAGTTCGATGTTTGGAAATTTTTGTTGCAACGTTTCAAAGTAATCTTCAAAAGTTTGACTTCCGTAAACTTCCGGTTCTCTTTTTCCTAAAAGATTTAAATTGGGTCCGTTGATGATGCAGATTTTCATATTTAAAAGGTGTATTTTGATATTTAAAACATTTAGATTTTTTTAAACCATATCAGGAATATAAGTTCAATTAAGCTAAGTTTTTTTTCGATTTATATTGCTATTGATTTTTGCAATTGTTATTGAACTTTGTAAAAATAAAAAAACCGTTCTAATTATTAGAACGGTTTTTAGAAAAGTATGTGATATATTTTTTAGAACAAGAATCCAGCCGATAATTGGAAAGTTGAATTTTTTACATCTGCATTTTTAGATGCTTCTGTTAATCCTAAACCGTAGCGACCCTGGATAAAAATGCTCTTAGTAAGTTTTAATCCTAATCCTGCATTAAGTCCAAATTCGAAAGTTTTAGCATCTTTTACATCAAAATCATTCTTTTCGCTTAACAAAAAGGAAGCTTGTGGCCCAAGTTCTAAACTTACTGATTTTGTTAAATAAAATTTAGCCATAACAGGAATTGATAGGTATCCTAATTTATTTTTAAATTCATCAACGGCATTTTTATATGTTGCTCCCTGAGTAGAGTATAAAAGCTCTGGTTGAATAGAGAATTTTTCTAATAATTTAATTTCTGCAAGAACACCTACGTGATAGCTTGTTATACCTTCTTTGTCAAATGCAACTCCTTGAAGACCTGCATCTCCGGTTTGACTTGCAAAGTTAACCCCTCCTTTAACTCCAAATTGTATTAATTGTGCTTGTATTGTAGCTGATGTTGCAATGAACAGTACAGCTGCTAAAATTATTTTCTTCATAAAAATGTTTTTAAAATGTGGTATTTTTAAAATGTTATATTAAAACAAAACTACTGAATTATGATTTTATTGTTTTTATATTTTAGATTAAATAATTAATAAAATTCCCATTTGTTTGTGATTTTGGATTTTCTAATTTATTGTTTTTAGTTTTAATCTGTTGAATTCTAGGTTTGTGTTTATGAATTAATTTTGTCTTATTTTAATACTTTTTCCACTTATCACGGCTTGATTTTAGTAGGTTTTTTATCACATTTGTGTTCTTAACAAATATTTTAAATAACAAGATTATGAAAAAAATTATTTTAGCAGTCATTACAATAATGACGTTTAGTTTTGCAAATGCTCAGGATGGACATTTTAAATTGGGGTTAAATTCTGGTTATCCAGTTGGTAAAGCTGACAATGTGTTTTCCTTTAATTTTGGAGTTGATGTTATGTATATGGTTAACCTGAATGAAAAGTTTAGTGTTGGTGCAACAACTGGCTATATGATGTTTGTTGGAAATGAATATGATTATTTTAACGGTTTTGAGGCGGTTAGGATTGATGGTCCTAATGCTAGTTTTATTCCGGTTGCCGGAACATTTCAATATTCATTAAATAAAAGCATTTTTTTAGGTGCTGATCTGGGATATGCGTTCTATGTTGGTAGTAAAAATGGTGGAACAGGAGGATTTTTATATCAGCCTAAAATAGGTTACCAGAATGCTAAGTGGGAAATTTATGGTTCTTATAAAGGAATTGAAAATTCCGGGAATGTTGGTGCAATAAATATAGGAGTTAATTATAAGTTTTAGTTAGTTAAGTTTGATAAATCTCCTGCATTTTGCGGGAGATTTATTTTTTATAT
Encoded here:
- a CDS encoding porin family protein, translating into MKKIILAAVLFIATSATIQAQLIQFGVKGGVNFASQTGDAGLQGVAFDKEGITSYHVGVLAEIKLLEKFSIQPELLYSTQGATYKNAVDEFKNKLGYLSIPVMAKFYLTKSVSLELGPQASFLLSEKNDFDVKDAKTFEFGLNAGLGLKLTKSIFIQGRYGLGLTEASKNADVKNSTFQLSAGFLF
- the aroQ gene encoding type II 3-dehydroquinate dehydratase; protein product: MKICIINGPNLNLLGKREPEVYGSQTFEDYFETLQQKFPNIELSYYQSNIEGELIGKIQECGFTYDGIILNAGAYTHTSIGLGDAIKAVTTPVIEVHISNTYARESFRHQSYLSGNAKGVILGFGLKSYDLAIQAFL
- a CDS encoding DUF4290 domain-containing protein translates to MVEKYKKEVANDVVFNLEYNSERQRLLIPEYGRHLQKLIDQATIIEDAETRNKAAKYIIQVMGSLNPHLRDVPDFQHKLWDQLFIMSDFKLDVESPYPIPSRDVLQLKPDVLQYPQNFPKYRFYGNNIKYMIDVANKWEDGEMKNALVLVIANHMKKSYLSWNKDTVKDDVIFEHLYELSGGKINLLQSTEELLNTTDLLRTNKRMSNKITPAGQPKIQSNKNNKGPGKPKPFQKNNNQK
- the murA gene encoding UDP-N-acetylglucosamine 1-carboxyvinyltransferase, whose amino-acid sequence is MGIFKIEGGIPLKGEITPQGAKNEALQILCAVLLTGDKVKINNIPDIIDINKLITLLGNLGVKIQRNEPGSITFQADEVNVGYLETEAFKKEGGALRGSIMIVGPLLARFGKGYIPKPGGDKIGRRRLDTHFEGFINLGAKFRYNREDHFYGVESPEGGLKGTDMLLDEASVTGTANIVMAAVLAKGITTVYNAACEPYLQQLCKMLNSMGAKITGVGSNLLTIEGVESLRGCEHRILPDMIEIGSWIGLAAMTKSEITIKNVSWENLGLIPNTFRKLGITIEKRGDDIYIPAHKDGYEVKTDIDGSILTIADAPWPGFTPDLLSIVLVVATQAKGDVLIHQKMFESRLFFVDKLIDMGAKIMLCDPHRAVVMGHNFESQLKATTMSSPDIRAGISLLIAALSAKGTSTIQNIEQIDRGYERIDERLRAIGAKIVRA
- a CDS encoding DUF5686 and carboxypeptidase regulatory-like domain-containing protein, producing MRNYTLFAFLFFSISNFAQIKGTITDEKGNPLPFVSVFEENTYSGTTSNEQGKYQLNIKEIGKNKIVFQYLGFKTQKTTVSPDSKTVTLNITMQEESFALNEVVIDPKNNPANAIIKSAIANKKDNSEKTARYTADFYSKGMLKIKDLPKKIMGMKVDIGDDMTSNLDSTGTGILYLSETISKISFEKPDKLKEKIIASKISGNNKGFSYNTATLSTYDFYDNTLEFNINLISPIADNAFNYYKYKLEGTFFDDNNQQIYKIKVIPKRDKEPVFEGYIYIIDDSFAIYAVDLDIKGYRMKNEFTEVMNLKQSFSYNVKNKIWSKNAQTLSFNAGAFGVKFSGKFNYVYSNYEFPASFEKKTFGNEIVAFEANANKKDNAFWNEIRPIPLTIEESNDYTKKDSLQTIRKSQKYTDSIDAKNNKFKFFDILMGYENKNTFKKHSFEYKGLLNLTSLSFNTVQGLNLDSGFNFKKWNEEKGTTTSINTTFNYGFSDKRFRVTGEFIHKFNNINYATIGVSGGTKVAQFNSAEPISKFVNSISSLFFKDNYMKLYNLEYAQINYSQDVANGINLNAKVGYEQRKPLFNTTDYSFFKRDDIYSSNNPLAPNDFTTPAFDQHHLFKTTLTARINFGNKYISRPDGRFNFKDEKYPTIFLAFEKAFGASEKKYEFERIGASVQYDLSLGNKGILGMNFRGGKFFNAENISFIDYRHFNGNQTHIGTSDRYLNVFNLMPYYANSTNDSYFEMHLEHNDTGFIMNKIPLLNLLKSTLNLGFHSLTIPNRKPYSEFTVGLDNLGFGKFKMFRLDYVHSYQGGVQQNGVVLGLKILNVLD
- a CDS encoding cation diffusion facilitator family transporter, which gives rise to MTNEQKAIKATYFSIAGNTCMALIKGLAGFFGNSYALIADAIESTADIFASFLVLFGIKYSNKPADENHPYGHGRAEPLITFLVVGFLITSATIIGYESIANIQTSHDLPKSWTLYVLGAIIIWKEYSYRLIMKRSKQTNSSSLAADAWHHRSDAVTSVAAFIGISIALIMGKGYEAADDWAALFAAFFILYNSYKIFRPALGEIMDENLNDDLVEEIRVVALTVEGILGTEKCFIRKAGMKYHVDLHAIVSAQISVKEGHYLAHKLQDTLKEKIPQLGNVLIHIEPDDYH
- a CDS encoding DUF493 family protein, whose protein sequence is MENDKEKNTAEFYERLKVELDNTNTWPAEYLYKFIVPTVADNVERVERAFDSMGAVIKTTKSKTGKFTSVSVDVTMHSADEVISKYKEVSTIEGIVSL
- a CDS encoding carboxylesterase family protein → MKNYVILLFTILTFNNIQAQEIKTMTYFQNDTIKLDLDLYLPQKKTNEKIPLIVFAFGGGFSGGERTSEKDFGMFMAKSGYAVASISYSLYMKGKDFGCKGTLTEKIKAIQIGVSDMWQATSFLIENANKYNLDPSKIFISGISAGAEIGFHASFWDYKLMNLYKNNLPENFKYAGFIGGSGAIQDINLITKEKAIPMLLAHGNNDQIVPYAAGSHRSCPTNASGWLILFGSYAVYNHMNDLHKDVELITFCGGGHEFSGYLFHDGKQYVLDFVNDVLKGKKFESHIVIPSQKKGGSSEKYLFCE
- a CDS encoding ATP-binding protein gives rise to the protein MQKQIIVLIGGPGTGKSTLINELVARGYCCYPEISRQVTLEAQQHGIDQLFLEQPLLFSEMLLEGRIKQFENALEEPENVVFIDRGIPDVVAYMDYIGDNYPESFIKACEDFKYSKTFILPPWEEIYESDTERYENFEQAQTIQKYLVDTYKKYGYNLIEVPKDTVENRILYILDKI